A window of the Acidobacteriota bacterium genome harbors these coding sequences:
- a CDS encoding DUF4040 domain-containing protein, whose protein sequence is MYWGLETALGLLLLASALIALRLKNLLAAAVTLSVFSFISALIYLVMGAVDVAFTEAVVGAGITGVLFIVVLFHTSRRSID, encoded by the coding sequence ATGTATTGGGGACTGGAGACCGCCCTGGGCTTGTTGTTGCTGGCTTCAGCGCTGATTGCTCTTCGCTTGAAGAACCTGTTGGCGGCCGCGGTGACCCTTTCCGTCTTCAGTTTCATATCGGCCCTGATCTACCTGGTGATGGGGGCGGTCGACGTGGCTTTTACCGAAGCCGTGGTGGGCGCCGGCATCACGGGAGTGCTGTTCATCGTGGTCCTTTTCCATACTTCCCGCCGGAGCATCGATTGA